Within Sphaerodactylus townsendi isolate TG3544 linkage group LG05, MPM_Stown_v2.3, whole genome shotgun sequence, the genomic segment CTTAGACTCAGAGGGGAAAAGATTTTGGAGTTGTAGTAGATATGTCAGTGAAAATGCCGACTGAGTGTGCTGGCAGCAGTGAAAAACACAAAGCCTTCCATTGGAGATTGTTAGGAaagggattaaaaataaaatggctgataCTGTTATGCCCCTGCATAAGTCTATGATGTGGCCTTGTTTGGAGTACTCTGCAGTTCTGGTCAccttatctcaaaaaggacattgcagagcagggaaaaggacagaagagggcaacaaaaatgattagaagggaagaggaaaaagaagacaaTGTCTGGcacttttcagttcagaaaagagacaactggggggggggggacctaatAGAAATATCAAATACTTCTATTATCAAAATATCAGAAttatcaaatacttaatactagAGATCAAGGGAATGCAGTGAGGCCAGTGGGCAGTGGATTCAGGACGAACAAAAGGAAATCCTTTATACAGTGAGTGATCAAAATATGACATTTGCTGCCAGAGAATGTAATGGTAATAATTGGCATAGAGGGTTTTAAATGATTAGTCAGTGTCAGGAAGGATAGGTCTATTGGTGGCTACTGTctgtggtgactaaagggaacatcCAGATACAAAAGCAGTAAATCTCTGTATATCAGTGTCAGGTGACAACATTGGTGCTGGGGTCACTCTGTTTCCTGTTTCTGGACCTCCTGAGGAACTGGTttgctactgtgtgagacaggatgcttgcTGGACCAaagttctgatgttcttctgtCCTTATAATACTCAGACAGCTGTTGGAGCAACCACAGATATGTTTTCTGTTTATGTGTGTCAAGCTAAACCGATTCTTCCTTAATTGTGAGACATTAGAGTTCAGTTATAGCAGTTCAATTTATAATCAGTGCCTAAGTGTTTGAATAAATGTTCTTCTACTCTGATCAGGATTACATACCTTCTATTTTTTGAAACATGCTGAGGACATGATCCACAGCTATAAAGAAACAATTTCTATATTACTGCCATTCTTTTCAAATGCTGTTGCCACAAAGTgataaagttggaaggggcccAAAATAGCCTGTCCATCCCAGTACCATACCTCTTCAGTGACCCGAACCAAGGCATGTCAAAAGCAGAGAAGAACGGAGCAGTAAAGCAGTCCTTGCAGAAACATTAGCTCTAAATGAAGAAGGAAACAAGCAAGGCAGAATAAGCTGCCTGCTTGACACTGCTCATAAGCAAGGGGGTTTGTTAGCACTGCTGACCCGACCAcctttttttgctgttgctgttgttgaagAAAAGATGTgtaggaaaaaaagatggctatataattttttaaaactagaaGAGGATCTCATGTTGTAAGTTGGAAAAAGAAGTGGGTTCCCAGTGGGTCTGAAGATTCTGTGGAGATGTCTACCAAAAGATCACTTCTTGAACCAGAGGACCACAACAAAGCAACCTGAATAAAATTCACATAAGGTCTTTTATTGAGCCACCGAATGTTAAGTGACTGTTGAAAATCCACACACTGTTGATTGGAATTTTGATTGTGTTCTGTATTCTAGAACTCTGTCCTATGCCATCAAATAATTATGTAATTTTAGTTTCCATATTTAGATCAAAAGCCATTCCAGTTAAGATTGTTCTCCCAAACCTTTTCCACTCTTGTGGAAATTGCAGTGTGTAGCATAGATGTGCCCTTGGAATAAGGTTGATCTGGTAACTTACTGTATAGCTCTAGAATAACATTTTCCCCCAACCATTTGTCATTCCTGCCAATGAGGAATCTGAGTCAGTCTCTTATTATATAGTGCTAAGTTGTATTATTTCTCCTGCAGCAAGATGCTGACCTTGCAACAATGTCTGTAGCTTtatgtagaaaaaaaatctgttccttAAACGGGGGAAAGAAAGCACTCTTCATATTCTTCTGGTTTCTTCCTCCCTTGGTGGTGTGATCAGTAAACTGGTTGTTAGAAGTAACTTTGAGTTAAGTAGTCAATTCAGTCCGGTTCAGCTTAGCAGCTAGAACAATTGGAACTAGAGCAGCAGCAAATTTATATCTTTTATAAAATTTGTAATGGATAAATTAACTAGTATTTGAATACTGTGCAATGGTCAAAGAAAGGAAACATTTAATGTCAATTTATTGAACTGAAGGTGATATTAAACAGCACCACTCTGAAACCTCTTTAAGATGGCAATTGTGAATTCATTCATCAGCTGTGGAAAAGCAATTTACAAGCTGAATCCTGGCCATTCTTACTCTGAAATATGGCATTCGTGAAGCTGGCATCCAAGTCAGGATTGCACCTGAAACACATACAAATGCATGTTCAAACAGGGCAAGGGCAGATCATCTCCTTCCAGAAAGTTCTCAACTTCATGATGTTGGCTTGTGTTTTGTAGACAATGGATGACAGTGAAGATGACTGGCAGTCACTTAAGCCCCAAGAACCACTTTCATCTCAGTGCTGCGGCAGCGGCTGTAAACCCTGCATCTATGATGTATACCAGAAGGAGCTGGAGCAATGGGAAGAGGCCAAGGCAAAAAAAGACAGAAGCCTCCTGACCAAAAAGAAACCACAAGTACAGTCATCTTGAAGCTCTGCCAATAGTTTTTTTCAGCCATATCCTAATTATGTTTATTATGAAGTATATCCCACTCATTTAAATGGAATTAACTTCCAAGTCAGCTTGCAGCTTTTGTTATATTTGTGTGGTACATTTCATGAGTAGTTGTGGAGCTGAGGGGAAAAGATAACATGCAGCTGTTTGTCAAAAGGATGCACACTGTGGTAGGAGCCAATGCATGCACTAAATAATGAGGAGGTGAAGGAAAGTTACAGCCATTTTCAGCTTATGTGATCAGctgttttgctctttttttccccGTTTTCCTGAAGTGCCCTTTTGTCATTTAGAGCAGGAATAGGAAACCCCTGATATGAGTGCTGACAGCAGCACATGAGACTATTTTGCTCCAAGCCTTGGACTAGGTCTCCACTCAGTCAGCCAAGGCACTGGTACCTCTGCTGGGGCCAGCAGTGCAGAAGGAggcagcagtgggggtggggggtggggggtggggggtggtttcCCATCACCTTATCACTAAATACAGTTCAGGGTGGGTTGTCTTCATCCTCCACTGTACCTCTTATCAAAGGACCATTTGACATCAATTTCCCATCTCTTGAATATTTGTAATGTTAAGTATCTAGCATGTTCTCTCACCAGtataccagatttttttttacaataatgaGCAGTGAAATATCGAGGTTATACTTTAAACCATTCCAGCAATACATGCTAGGTAGCCATATTCCATTTACACATCCCTCTTAGTGAAGAACATTGCTGTATTTTCAGAATTTAATTCTATCCCATTCTCTCTTCTTGACGTAAAATTCTGTGAAACTTCTCAATTGGAAGGCAAGTGTAAATCTATTAAATGCAGGCTGTTGCTCACATACATGAATACCTCAGAAGAATGTTGGAGTTTCTCACAGAAGAGGAAAGTGTGTCTTGATtcaaaatgagagagagaaagtgaaaaTAGCACGctcaaggcattttattttaaattagagAAACTATGTGTCCATATTTTTCAGTGTGAAAGGACCTGATTATGGTTAAGGGTAAGTAAAAGGTACTCTGGATGTATATTTCTCTTTGTGACTCATATGTTCCAAGTTGGAACTCCGGTAGGCAAAACAGATCCGAGGGCCATATCATGGCGCATATGACCTGAACAAGAAAAAATATACAATGAGCAAATTTTGAAATTTTTCAGGTAGAATATCTGTCTCATTAACACAGCACGgcagtaaaaaaagaaatcagcttTTCACTTCAATCCCTCTTTATGCCTAGTGTAGCTTCACCAATATAACTGTTGTGGTTGTACAGCTATTAAACACATAggaaacgggggaggggggaaggtgaaCAGCAATTCTAGTGGGGAGGAATGAAAAATTGCTTGTAAAATATTGCCAATGAAAAATATTGCCTTAAAATAAGTAGAAATGAGTTCTTCTCTTACCTTCCATTACCTCTTGCTTGACAGTTGTATACTAAAAGGGTGCCATCACTTCTTTCGCAAGGACAGATCTTTAATTTCTCACCCTCCAAAATCATCCTCAAAGATAACTTCATAGGCCATCATTCTGTAAACACAAACAAGATCACAAATTAAAATGGGATTTCACAAAGAAGTACTGATTGACTTAAGGCCTGATGTATTCAGTCTTTAAAGCTTTCTCTTTTAACAGTACCACATTTCACCAATGCTGAATTCACTCACCTTTTgtttaaaagaggggagggggtgccttTTAACCCAGTAATTATTTATTGTTCCTCATTGTAGTGCAAGAATTCACAACTGGCTCCAGAAATATTTACAGCTTTCATCATAAGCTCTGTGGATCAGCTGACAGAGGACACCTACCAGTATAAATTTGAATTACCTGGAAGTAGCAGCTTGGGGTTGAGTTTAGGGCAACATATTGTATTAAGGTACTGTGCAAAGTCTCTAGTTAAACAGGTTACAGCATGTGATTTAACTTGCAATTTTTTGTTGATCTACAAAGATTTCATGCCAAGTAAATCATCATTTGTGTGCTTTCAAATTGATCCTGTTGAAAGAGCTCGTGAGCTTATTAGCACTGCTAATTTTATGCTGTATGCTATTCTTTGGTttcattttccttccattttagTTTTGTGTTGGAGGTATAAAAATTAAGTGCAGGGAAGAAACCAatttacagaaaggaaaaaaacgaAAACTAAATGCATTTTACAATTATCATCATGAATTGACTCACAGGAACAATATGTTAACTTTTTCTGTGAGGTAGTTATTCATTTTGTAATTCAAAGCAGCCTCTCTGTAATGTATACATTTATTATATCTGTGCCGCACTCTTGGAGCAAAGAGCCACATATTAGCCTTCCAAAAACCCTATCCAATAAGTTAGGGTGACCTGATTTTTTGATGGCCTCCCAGTTAACATCATAGTTGAACAGGTATGCGGTGCCAGGTTTCCATGGCCCAATCATACTACATGCATTAAGCCACACTGATCAGTTTGCAGTGGGTTACAGTGACAGTGAAATTATTTTGAAGGATTTAGATAGCTAGAGTGTGAAACATTTCCGTATAATATGTGTGTTTTCTTTAAATAACAAAACATTGCCATAGTGATACAAGAAGTTGTCAATGGATATGCAGATAGTTCATTGATGGGGGGCATGAGCTTTGATGTCACTGTATCCCTAATCATTTTCTGGCTCTTAGGACAGCGTAGTTCACATCACTAGCATTGGCTCAGTGGATAAATCTACCATTTACGACAGGCCGCTGAATGCAGCTTTTCAGGACCGCTTCCAGCGGAAAGTTTCCTTGCTTACATTCTGAAAAGTATGTGAAGATATAGTCAAGAAATGGCTATGGACTGACGATTGTGTGCCTGAAACACACATTGGTAAAACTGACATAGGCCAGTTTTTGCATTATGCTTACTTATTTCTGCATCCAGTCGGGAGTTTTTCTCAAATTCTAGACTTTAGGCTCGGGGAGTAATTTGTTAATACCAACTCCACATATTAATTACTGCCGATGAACAGCTGATACAGATCCAAGATTAATGCCTCCCTTTGCTGCAAACAGTTCATAATTCTCCTGCTCTAGCATAGTTCGTTATTTGCTTCAGTTGGCCAGAAGCTCAGCTGTACCACACAAAACAGCTGGGTTGGCTGTGTGGCTCatccaggaaagggaaaggattgTTAAGGAGAATGGTATAGCTGTGAAAGAGAAACCAGAGGTTATTTAAATGCCCTGGATCTCTGCAGTTTCACTGCAAAACAGGAGGGAATAATCTATTGTCTGGTTGGTAAAGGGCAGCccatggggaagcaggaagggtgCCTGCAGTGCTTTTCAAGCAGCGGCCTTTGCACCAGGCGACTTGGCTCAACTGATGGGGATTGCCAGGGATTCTAATCGGGGATCTCCCCCTccgtctttttttctctcttcctcagagGGCTAGTGAATGGTTTGGAGATACAACGAGCCTATACTCCAATTACCCCTGTGGATGCTGAAGGGTACTTTGATGTTTTAATAAAGGTAAATAGCTGCCTTTGTTCTATCTTTAATAAAGGTAAATAGCTGCCTTTGTTCTATCGATTAACAGCTTGACGTAGTACCCATGTCATCTTTTATGCCAGCAGAGTGCTTCACTTTGTACTTTAATAACTAGAGgcctgcagtcaaagttctggcTTGGCAAGTCCAATGCAATTTGTGCGGATCAGCCCCCACCCTGGCTCAAGATGACAGCATACTACCTGTTACAGAATTGAATGCTGTGTTATTGGTatttgcaagtatctgtcacaGTTCAGACACGAAGGGGTTAACTgcatgcatgctaattagctgcTGAGGTcaagagttttatggccagtccattgattaagctatgggtcagctaaccccagcattgcctatgtgagactagtcacATCGACAGAAGTTAcaaagtaaagtatgtttctttgtttgaactaCACGAGGtaaaccaagttagtgctagaatagaaatctcttctttattttcttccatgtaaaccctccctAATACATAGTAAACATTtataaaaaccagcaactgtctatcggtctcctcttcttctactctgcTAAGTATATGAAGTTAAAACAGACCAACATGTGTTGATCTGGGAGAAAGTTTCTACTTGAAACACATTGGTCTTCAACTTCACAAACTTCTTTAGCCCCCACTAAtgccctccctctcctttttatttttttcccctacttACTGATGTTGCTTTCTATTTATACATCAGAGATAGGGCATGGGCAGAGATAAAGATGACTAATCTGTGCATTTGGAACACTTTCTGTGCTGACATAAATAGACATACCAGTTCTTAACAATAATTGGTTAGAAATATTATCTGTCAGGGCATGTAGCCAGATGTATGAAACTATTGTGCAAGCCAGTCTGCCTAATAACTCTATACATGTTTTTAGGATCACTGTCATTCTCCATCTACAAGGCAATTACTCCCGAGTAAACATAATGATTTCCACATGGGATTACTCTGGGTTTTGTGATTTTATTCATTGCAGGTCTTCATATTTAATAGGAATGCTGGTTTTATCTCAGTTTAAGGATAAATTcatatataaataattaaaaatagaaatatCAACATCTTTTCAGTTTTTATCAGGAGAAGATAGATTTCACTGTAACTCTACAACCTGAAGCACTAGATTTGGGGGGTCCTCCGTTCAGGAGCCACATAATGTGTAGGTTGGGGCTGGTCAGTGGAGCATGTCCCCCCTCTCCTAGCCTGTATCCTGCTGTACGGGTCCTTGCCGCTAGCTTTGCTGCTGTGCTTTGCTATGGTGCAGGGAGGGCGGAAAGGGTGTCAAGAGCCTGAGCTCAGGAGGTGGAGATGAAAGGGTCCAAGGCCCTGTAATTCGTACAGCCTTAACAACAAACCAGCTGGATTTTAAACAACTCAGAGTAAAGACAGAGATTCACCATATTTCCACAAGCAGTAATAACCATAACTATCACTAATTTAcacatttttctccatgttttgatCAGATATTTAGAGTCTTAGCCAAAGGAGTATTATTAGCAATATCtgttttatctgttttgtttttatttttggcagtcttatttattgttaataaaaattaataaaaattacatacatgaataattattacacgtgtgtgtgtgtataaaaggtTTACATTGAAATATTCATCTAatattaaaatctatttaaatatttgcgcatgtcttgtggctctcacacatctgaagtttattctgtGTGCCTCTTAACATTAAGCAAGTTTAGCCACCCCACACTAGATCTTCCAAGCAGGTCACCAAGAACAATTATTTTACCCTCTGCTCACCCTGCAGGAGTTCGTACTTTTCAGGGTCTTATCATTGACTGTGTGATAGGTTGAGCTGAATTATATTCCTTTTGAGGTGTGTATGGCTTTTATAAGACACTTGTGGGTGGATCACTTCGCCATTATTGTAGCAATTGGAGGGGGAGAAATGCTACATTTCAGCTGCATTAATATGATACCTTTATAAGTTGGCTGTGAAATTTTATATATACTTGCTTATTACACACAACTTTTGCATTTCAATAATAGTAGTAATGATTGTAATAACACCTTCTCTTTATATAGAACCTTTCATCCCAAAGGGAACCATAGTTATTCTCTGGCAGTAACAAAAGAGATGGAACACCCATCATAAAGCACCCATTTGTATAACCTACTCTGTAGATTGTAGTGTATTTCTCACTATTCAGGCAATTTTTGGAAgtactatattattattattactatgcAATCCAAGTGCTGTTCAGACACCCCTGTGTCCCATGATTACGGCACTGCATTTGTGATACTACAGTTAAGAGCAAGTGAGTGGCGATTTTCTGTGCTTAACCTTCCCTTTGAGTGATTCTATAATGTTATGGTGTTTTTTGGTGTAAATCCCAGCACAGAGGTTTTCACTCCAGGAGTTTCTCCTTTTCTGTTTACAAGAATTCATCATAAACTAGTTTGGTCCTTTAGCCattagaacaaagaaaaaacctAAAGAAGATTTAGTTTCAAGGACATTGTCTCAGCTGAAGCCAATATCCCACTATCTATCTGGGCACATAACAACTGAGATCTTAACCTCTCCACACCTTTGCTCCAATGGCCACAGTTGCCAactttgttttaaactgtattttttccTGTATCTTTACAAACATAGCAGAGGTTTAGCAGAGGAAGTTTTTTCTAGGAGGGAACAGTTAGACCTGGGTTTACATAAATTGGATTCAAGCTGCTGTGGATGCAATGAGTTCCTGGAAGTCTCCCACAGGTTTCCCCGATTCTAGCAGTTGCTGAGGGCTGCAAGGCTTTGCAGAGCAACATGTCACACAGCACAGGGGCAGAGGCTTCAGCACAAAGGAACAATGTGCCAGAAATGCCCCCTCACTCCTGTACAAATCTAATTCGTTAATTTTTCCCCTCTTGCAATTTGTACACCTGTGTGCCATGCTTCAGGGCATATTGTTCTGGAGGTCCCCACAGCCCTCAGCAGTGGCTTCTGAAGGGGGGGCACAGGGAACTGATGAGGAAGGAGAAATCAGGAAAGATCCCATTTGTGCAAACTTGCTCTGCTTGTGGGTGCTTTAATCCAAACCAGTGTATCAAGACCGTCACAGAGGAATGGCTAATATCGCTATTTTAACTATGGATATCTTGCTTCATTTCTAGGTTTATCGCTGCATATGCAAAAAACTTTATATCATTTTTACCAAGAACATTTGTGAGCTTTTATTATTCTGCTTGTTTTGCGTGACATACTGTCTTATCTTGAGCTATCTTAGCTCCATAATTGTACATGAAAGGTGACTTCTTGAAATTCAGGGCAGAATGTAAATGTGAGGCAAATTACCAAAGGACAAGTGATATTCAGTTATGGAGCACCATGATATGTGAACAATTGCATGCAGTGGCAATGCAGCCTTAAAATTCCAGGGTGGATTGCTCCACTGACTATTTGGGTGGTATATCTGGTTTAGGAGCCCAGTCATAATGCAGTAGGCAGTACTTTTCTTGCCTACATTAGAATGAACTGAGATAAAGAAGCGCTAGCTTCTGTTAAccctatatttaaaataatttatgatTTTTGTGCCATAATTTTATAGTTTTTCCAAGAGATTTTACAGACCACATACAGTAGTTTTTCCCTTGCTTTGTTTTCAGTAACATAGATGTTAAGCTAAATATATTAAGCTAAAAAATCTTTTTTGTGCATGTGGTTTGTTTTCAAAGTGCTACGAAAGTGGACTAATGTCACAATATGTAAAATCCTGGAAACTAGGAGAAGCAGTGTTTT encodes:
- the LOC125432706 gene encoding NADH-cytochrome b5 reductase-like isoform X2, which gives rise to MDDSEDDWQSLKPQEPLSSQCCGSGCKPCIYDVYQKELEQWEEAKAKKDRSLLTKKKPQCKNSQLAPEIFTAFIISSVDQLTEDTYQYKFELPGSSSLGLSLGQHIVLRGLVNGLEIQRAYTPITPVDAEGYFDVLIKCYESGLMSQYVKSWKLGEAVFWRGPFGGFPYRPNQYGELFMLASGTGLAPMLPIIQHITENENDETFVTLVGCFRTFGNIYMKPLLQDQSQFWNIRTFYVLSQEHSLENLPWSYQKNTHLGRINENMLRSMMNTCRRQPFVLICGSVAFTDDMERYLKAIGLQKDSYFVF